A segment of the Camelus bactrianus isolate YW-2024 breed Bactrian camel chromosome 22, ASM4877302v1, whole genome shotgun sequence genome:
ACACATATGTCAAGTCATTGcacacccctgccctgcctcGCCCCACCCTGCAGGCCAGGCTCTTTCCTCCCCGCTTCTCCTGTGAGTAACCTTACGTCCAGGGTGGGTGGGCAGTTTGCCCAGGGCCACAGAACAAGGGAGTGGCAGTGGGGGTACTGATACCTGGGCTTGGCGCCCTCATTCCCAGCATCCTGGCAGCCTTCAGAGGAGCATCCAGCCTCAGGCAGCACCCTGGGGCGGGGTGGTGGGCCCTGGGTCCTTGTCCTTGCCCTGCTTCAGGCCTCACTGCCGTCTCCCCCTCGTCTGTCTTTATTCTCTTTGCAGCAGAAGACCCCCTGCTGCGCCCAGCCGGCCCACCATTATCCGCCCAGCCGAGCCATCCCTGCTCGACTAGGCTGCGGGGGGGATGTTCTCAGGGGTCCTCGAGCACCCTCGGTGCAGGAGCTTCGGTGGTCTGGGCCCATCTGCCACCCCTGGCCCTCCCATCCTCATGCAGGACCAGGCTCCCTGCAGGCAGCCCCTGACTCTTCCCTAACCCCGGCCCCAGGTAGGGGCTGGCCTGGCCCCCATCCCCAGCTGGACACAGCACTGAATGGAGGGGCCCTGTAGCCCCAGGATGAGTGGAGCTGGGGTGTTGCACTTTGGGGGATAGGGTCTTGGGTAGCAGAGGCGGCACCTGCATCCTGCGTGCCATCTTGAATGAGGGATCCAGGCTGGGGTCAGGGGACTCACTCAGGGGCTTCTCTGGCCAGGAAAGCCTAAGTAGACCAGGCCTTCTAGAAATGGCACCAAGGGTGTCTGTAGCCCCCAGTCCTCGCTGGGGACACAAGGAGCGTGTCTGCTTCTCAGCAGTGGGAGCTCCCAGTGGTGAGCCGGGCCCAGTGGGCCCCGCGCCACCCGCCTGCCCAGGTTGTACATATTCCTTCTTTGGCTGTATTAACCGCACGGCCCAGCCTTGGCTGCCAGAGGTGCCTTTGCCAGGTCCGAAACATTCGGCCCCGGCCAACCTCGCTCTCTCCTCCCAgggtcccctcctcctcctgggtccccagggcggcctgggctcagggctgagtgggtggggaagCTTTGGGGGCCTCTTGGCTCCCACCCAGGCCTCCCCTACGGGGTGGGCCCCAGGCGGCCTCTCTGTGAGTAGATCTTCTCACTCGCTCAGTTTGACCACTGTAAGTGCCTGCGCTCTGTATCCTattaataaactaaaataaagggAAGAcgcttctggtggctgctgtgTGAGCCTTTTGTGTTGATGTTCAGGCTGAGGGCGTGGGTGCTGGCCTTCCCCCAGAGGGCCTCCCACAAGGACTCCCCTTACCCATCCCACCAGGGGCTCCCCCACACCTCACTCACTGGGGCGCTGCTCTTGGGAGGGTTCACTTCTTCTAGCGAGGAGAGCCTTTACTCTCCTTAACACCTCAGGAATGGGAGCAAGTATTCCCCCACATTCTACCCCCACCCACAGAGGCCTGGCTGGAGCCCCTGACCACCTCACTGCTAATGGAGGCCAGGGTGGGGGCCTGGGCTGGGCATCCAAATtactgaggggagaggggatccTGGCCCTCCACCTCAAACTGCAATGGTCAGGCCTCTCCCCGCCCCTGCAGTCTTGAGGACTTACCCCAGAGGTTCCCCCTTCGCCCTCTTGGGGTCCCAGGCCTTCTGGCCCAGCCGGGGACACAGTTAAACtttgctttctgatttttctcttgtgCCCAGGCGACCACCTCCATCGGCTCCTGCCCGACCTTTCTTCTGAGCTTCGTGGGAGACCCCTCCCGCCTGCCTGGCTGCCCCCCCTGGGGGCAGGTCTGTCCCGGCCAGTGTCCCTGAGCCCCAGTCACCAGGCTCTGTGATTTTTCTGACCATAATTTATTGACTCTGGTGCCCAAGCCAGACCGCCTTTTGTTCTGTGAGGCTCCTGTACAGGCTTTGGCTGGGCCACCCTCAGCTCTGTCTGGGGCCCCTGCAGGGAGAGCGGGAGGGGCGGGTGGTCTGCAGGCCCCGATCCTGGAGTTCTATTACCAGACCTCACACCAGGCCCACCCCCTGCTGGGCCGAGGGGCCAGGCCCCTTCCTGTCAATAAAGTGACTGTTCTGGCAAGAACACTGCAGCCACGTCTCCTTCCCAGACCCTGGCATGAGCAGGCCACCCCCAGCAGCAGCACAGGCCTCGGGTGGAGCCACAaggagaaggaaggcaggcaTGGGATCCCATAGCAGCAAGCCCCCTCCTACTGTGATCTGCCTCAGAGAgccagtggggaaaggaaggggaagtTTGCTTCTGGGCCCCGCTCCGCACCGCGCGGTGCTGGTGCAGGCTGGAAGACTCCAGCTAAGGCACAATTACAGTAGGGGACAGAGGCTGGGCCAGAAAATTCAAGGGTTGCATTCAAACACTGCAGTGCCCCCCATGCACAACTTCCAGGAAAACAGGTGCAGCCATTAAGCCACCCTTCCTGGAGGGCCCAGGCCTGTGAGCCAGCCAGTGTTCCCTGCCTGGCCCCAGAAAGGGAGGAGCTGCATGAGGGCCACACCTCAGGCCCAGACTGCACAGCCTCCCTTCTCGTAGGAAACTCAGTTAGAGAAGGGACCCTCCTCAAAGTTGCACACACATGTGCCTTGctgcccctcctttcccctgttCTTCTGTGGCAGGGGGCTACGTAGGCACTGGGCGCTTGTCCTGAAAGAAGCGCTTGAGCGTGCAGACTTGCAGCACGGCCACGAGCAGCAACACGGCCACGTTCACGGCTGACCAAAAGTTGACCCGTTCCAGGTTACCCTCTTGCAGGTTGCGGTCACGTGCCTCAAAGGCTCGCAGCAGAGTCAGCATTTGGATGCTGCGCTCGAGCCGGGTCCTTGTAGTCTCGATGGACTCCTATGGCACAGAAGGAGAAGCAGGGTCAAGCCTTTGTCCTGTAGAATGGGGTGACAGTTCATGttgcaggggagagggagggagagcccAGAGCACAGACTCAGTGGCCAGGCTGCCTGAGTCTAAATCCTCCCTCTGCCACTCACTGGCTGTGTCACCAGGAGCAAGTTAATTaatctctctggacctcagtttctccaactgTAAAATAGGGTATAATTAGAGCACACTACCTATGTACAAGATGGTTATGGAGATTTAATGAGTTATTTAAGCCCTTAAAACCAGGTTTGTAAACCTAGAAATGTTCCGTTATCAAGCTGGAGGCACCAATATGTAACAAAGTCTGGGTCAGGCCTAGGGAGACTCCAGCTAAGGCAAGAGGGCAGGGCCCAATGCCAGAGATAGCTCAACCTGGGCGCACCTTGATGTCTTCCATCTTGACATCCAGCATCTCCTCGGGCTCCAcagcctctgcccagccctccaACTCCTCGTCATCCTGCAGGCTGTCAAAGATGAGTTCGAAGAACACCAGCTTCTCTGAGATGGTGCTAAAGGAATTGTCAAAGCACAGCTTGTAGTCCCCGGCCTCCGTGGGCTCCACCCTGGGCagatagacacacagacatgaCCCTCAGTGGCCAGCCAGCCGGACTTCGCCAGGCAGGCAGAGTAGTAACCCGAGGCCACTGGGGAGGGGTAGGGTTGTAACTGAACCCGGGCAGCCTGCAGGACTTAACTCACGTGTGCACCCCGTCTGCCTTGCGGGACTCGCTGACCAGCAGCACTCCCTGAGGGCTCTCCAGCGTGAAATCCACGTCCAACCCAGCACCTCCGATCACCTGGGGGGCAGGTAAGAGCGGGTGGAGGGCTAGGGGTAGGCCAAAGACACCTGCTAGAGAAGGCCAGGGCTGGACCAACCAGCACAGACCCATACAGACCACCACCAGGGGCCTACCTGAACTCTGACACCTACACCTGCAAGTGAGTCCTACCCTCCCCGGTCCCCTCTGGCTGCGCTTGTCCTGGCTCCGCCCGTATTGATACCACGGCCCAGCGATCAGCTCTTTTATCTGGTCACGCACCCCCCCACACCCCGCGCGTCGAAAGTCCTTGATCTACGTTTACCTGACCACGCCTCGGTTTGGCCACACCCAAAGGAGATAACTGAACCCCACCTCTTCCCCTTAGGCCAACCCCCGAGAAATCCTCAGTTTGGCCACGCCTTTTATGGTGCGGCATGCTGGTCAAGTACCCTCTACACCTTCAATCAACCCAACCTTTTTGGCCATGCCCACTCGCGAGACTCCTGCCTTCTGAAGGACTCCCTCTTTTCTCCCGATGGCCCCTCCTCTCAGGCTCTCATTCTAGCTCCGCCTTCTGCCATTACTCCCACCCCTTCCGCTCCCACGCGTCATCCCCGCCCCCTCTGTCTCGCTCTCCCTGGCTCCGCCCCCGCGCTCCTACGCACaggctcctcccccttccctctttaATACATGCAAAGCTTGCCTATTTGGCCACGCCCCCTTTCCCTGGCTCGGCTCGCTCCTCGGCCCGGGACCCTCTACCTGGTACTCAGTCTCAAGGCTTGCATTGGCCGGCGCAGACTGATAGAAACACTGCTTCCGCCCCGCAGGCAACAGGAACGTGAACTCGCCGTCCTGGATCGGCGGGGGCCCTGCCCCTCCTACCCTCACTGGCGGTAGTAATAGCCACAGGGCCAAGGCTAGGGCCGCGCTGGCCGCCATCATCCGGGTCACCCTCTGGTCTACTGACAGGTCGTGGTTCCTTTAAGGGCTAGCCCTGCCCCCTCTGCTACTCGGCGGAGCTCATTGGCAGCCGCTTCTTTCCGTAGTCCGAAGCCCACGGAGCCAGGCGTGAAGGACCCCCGGAGAGCCTAGCTGCCCGAGTGAATGCCTGATGTGCCTAAAAACACTCGGCCGTATACAGACTTTTTCTTTGACAAGCCTCCACTTCTACTCTCAAAATCTGGTGGGGGAAAATTACATAAATGAATACCATAGCCTACATTCTTCCCAGGCTAAAGTTAAGACAACTGTGGTGGAGGCGGCCGGGTCCTTCCTGCGGTTTTCCCAGAGTTCCCCGCGCGCGACGACCTTTGGGATATCCAGTCTTGGTATAGCGGGTAGAAAATAGAGGCTGGGCATGGCCCTGCACGCGAACCGTAGTGttggcacattaaaaaaaacagacgAGGTGGAAAACTTCTTATATTAACGAGGGTTTCGTCTTGTTTCTGGTGTGAGTTTGGCCCCAGGTCCCATGTCTGACTTCTCATTACCTTTGAACCTTAGAACCATCACGTTGTCAGTTTCCTCGCCTGTAAATTGGGAGTGATGAGAATTAGGTGAGGCGTGGCTGATGAGTGCTCTGCATTTCTTGTATAGAGTCAGTAGAGGGATACGGCCTCACCCTGCACCCCAAGGGTCTCAAGCTCGGGGGCCAGCAGGTAAACAATGATTGAAGTGGCCCAGGGTAAGAAGAACGACAACCCAATGAAGCAGGACTagcatcacccccattttacggatgaggaaattgaggcccagaggaaTGATGGCCTCAAGTAAAGCATGGGGCGTGGTTTGAACTAGGCAACATGGTTCCCAAGCACACACTCTTCTTGGCTTTTCTCTGCTGACTCCTACTTCTttgggctgttgtgaagattaagtgagatgatGCTTGTTTAGTGCTTGGCACATCATAGGCCCTCAGTGAATATCATCTATTATATTCCAGGTTTATCGCCCTCCACTGGTCTTGCCGCCAGTTAACCTCTCCCTCAGTCTGACTTAGGAGGACTTGGAGGCGACCTCCCTCTGGAAAGCAAACAGATAAGCAAAGACGTCATTGGAGAAATGGAATctggtgataaaaaaaaatgttcagatgGAAATTTTGAGTCAAGAGAAGACAGACAGGTTGGCAGGTGGTGACAGTTACTCTTCGGTGGCTGTCAGCTGTTACTTGCATTTGTTGAGCTTAGGGAAGTAAAACCACTCTGTAATGCCAAGGATTATGTATGGTCACATTTGTTATTCCTTTTATTCCAAGTTTTTCTATCATTCAGACTCACTACTTGGACATTTTGAAGTTGTTGTGGAGAATGGGTGATAACTTTTttaagtggattttttaaaatgaggtgaaaatcacataaaattaaccattttaagtgaacAACCCACTGGCATTTAATATAGTCACAATGCTATGCAACCACTATTCCTGCCcacttccaaaacattttcatcaaccccAAAGGAAACCTTGTACCCATTAAACAGATAGTCCTCATTCCCCCATCACCCCAGCTTCTAGCAACCACAACTCTGCCTCTGTGGAATTAtcaattctggacatttcatataaatgggatgtGTGAccatttgtgtctggcttctttcacttagtataatgtttttaaggttcatcatCATAGCATCTATCagtattcctttttatggctgaatagtatttcattgtatggatataccacagtttatccattcatctgttgatggacacttgggtcaTTTCcacctttggctattgtgaatagtgctgctaggaatacatgtgtatgtgtatttgtttgAGTATCTGCCTTCAGTTCTTTGGGatgtatacctaggagtgaaattgctgggtcatatggtaatacTATGCTTAACttcttgaggaactgccaaacttccccacagtggctgcaccgttttacattcccaccaaacatgtatgagggttccaatttctccacatccccatcaacacttgttattttccattttatttttggtatAGCCACCCTAATGGGTGTTAGATTGTATCTCATAGTgatattgatttgcattttcctaaggatcttgagcatcttttcatgtgcttattggccattcatatatcttctttggagaaatgtctttcaggcttttgaccatttttaaattggcatgtttttattgttgtttaactataagaattatttatatattatagaaagaaaaaggagaaaagaaaaagtaatgatAAAAAACCTCTCCCACTCTTTGCTGATCTATGGTGGGGCACACCTTCAGTATTTCACCTGGGTGTTTACAACTCTGCATTAGCCCTCTCTTCTTGATTACACCAAGCTTAGAAATCAGCCAGAGATGAAACAGTAGGGTCTTCTCAGGTCTTCTCTGAGCATTTGTCCTGCCTTGAGCATGCACACTGCTTTCTAAATTCCCCAGTAtattcagggtttttttaaactttttttcttttctttaatttaagtatagtcagtttacaatgttgtgttaatttctggtgtacagcatatctCAGCcattcatactctttttcattgtag
Coding sequences within it:
- the TMED1 gene encoding transmembrane emp24 domain-containing protein 1 isoform X2, producing MMAASAALALALWLLLPPVRVGGAGPPPIQDGEFTFLLPAGRKQCFYQSAPANASLETEYQVIGGAGLDVDFTLESPQGVLLVSESRKADGVHTTISEKLVFFELIFDSLQDDEELEGWAEAVEPEEMLDVKMEDIKESIETTRTRLERSIQMLTLLRAFEARDRNLQEGNLERVNFWSAVNVAVLLLVAVLQVCTLKRFFQDKRPVPT
- the TMED1 gene encoding transmembrane emp24 domain-containing protein 1 isoform X1, translating into MMAASAALALALWLLLPPVRVGGAGPPPIQDGEFTFLLPAGRKQCFYQSAPANASLETEYQVIGGAGLDVDFTLESPQGVLLVSESRKADGVHTVEPTEAGDYKLCFDNSFSTISEKLVFFELIFDSLQDDEELEGWAEAVEPEEMLDVKMEDIKESIETTRTRLERSIQMLTLLRAFEARDRNLQEGNLERVNFWSAVNVAVLLLVAVLQVCTLKRFFQDKRPVPT